In Salvelinus sp. IW2-2015 unplaced genomic scaffold, ASM291031v2 Un_scaffold1427, whole genome shotgun sequence, a single genomic region encodes these proteins:
- the LOC112070791 gene encoding LOW QUALITY PROTEIN: dnaJ homolog subfamily C member 30, mitochondrial-like (The sequence of the model RefSeq protein was modified relative to this genomic sequence to represent the inferred CDS: inserted 2 bases in 1 codon; deleted 2 bases in 2 codons), with translation MLNLAEQQSGRFRPYPEFLTRAYSWRRKNNQSDFPPLHRSRTAYYDILRVSPSDTRSQIKTAYYKQSFIYHPDKNPDKEEATQHFSEISEAYAMLGSMVLRRKYDRGILSGSDXSRRPADPRNGASSLQQHQQQHMSQGFSNAGGKAMLDFDAFFQAHYGEQLQREKELRARRAQYQQKQLQDYKQWKLGKTLEITVGLLLARTTDMKNTGYYFL, from the exons ATGCTCAACCTGGCAGAGCAGCAGTCAGGCCGGTTTAGACCTTACCCAGAGTTCCTCACCAGGGCTTACAGCTGGAGGCGCAAAAACAACCAGTCAGACTTCCCGCCTCTTCACAGGAGCAGAACGGCCTACTACGACATCCTCCGGGTATCCCCAAGCGACACCCGATCCCAAATCAAGACCGCCTACTACAAGCAGTCGTTCATCTACCACCCAGACAAGAACCCCGACAAAGAGGAG GCCACCCAGCATTTCTCTGAGATCAGCGAGGCCTAT GCCATGCTGGGGAGCATGGTCCTGAGGAGGAAGTACGACCGCGGCATCCTCAGTGGGTCAGA GTCCAGGAGGCCGGCAGACCCTCGGAACGGGGCCTCTAGCCTACAGCAGCATCAACAACAGCACATGTCCCAGGGGTTCTCCAACGCTGGAGGGAAGGCCATGTTGGACTTTGATGCCTTC TTCCAGGCTCACTATGGAGAGCAGCTGCAGAGGGAGAAGGAGCTGAGGGCCAGAAGGGCCCAGTACCAGCAGAAACAGCTGCAGGATTATAAGCAGTGGAAGCTGGGGAAGACGTTGGAGATTACTGTAGGGCTGCTGCTGGCC CGAACCACTGACATGAAGAACACCGGATACTACTTTCTGTAG